A section of the Meles meles chromosome 8, mMelMel3.1 paternal haplotype, whole genome shotgun sequence genome encodes:
- the LOC123947928 gene encoding olfactory receptor 52B4-like has product MTALNHTGVSHTVFRLLGIPGLEDQHMWISIPFFISYVVALLGNSLLICIILTRRSLQEPMYLFLCMLAGADLVLPSCTVPQALAIFWFRAGEISLDCCITQVFFLSSTFVSESGILVVMAFDRYIAICYPLRYTTILTPALIGKIGVTVCLRSYCIVFPIIFLLKRLTFCKSNILPNTTCKRIVLAHASCNDIRVNIWYGIFVLVSTVVLDIVLIFISYVLILRAVFCIPSRAARHKALNTCGSHVCVIILFYAPGIFSVLTQRFGHHISPRVHVLLANAYNLAPPMMNPIIYGIKTKQIRDQVAHVLFTMQK; this is encoded by the coding sequence ATGACTGCCTTAAACCACACTGGTGTTAGCCACACGGTCTTCCGCTTACTGGGCATCCCCGGGTTAGAGGACCAGCACATGTGGATTTCCATCCCCTTCTTCATTTCCTATGTCGTCGCCCTGCTTGGGAACAGCCTGCTCATCTGCATTATCCTCACAAGGCGCAGCCTCCAGGAACCCATGTACCTGTTCCTCTGCATGCTGGCTGGAGCAGACCTTGTCCTCCCCTCGTGCACTGTACCTCAGGCCTTGGCCATCTTCTGGTTCCGTGCTGGGGAGATCTCCCTGGATTGCTGTATCACTCaggtattctttctctcttccacttttGTTTCTGAGTCAGGGATCTTGGTGGTGATGGCATTTGACCGCTACATCGCCATATGCTACCCCCTGAGATACACCACTATTCTTACACCTGCTCTGATTGGGAAAATTGGTGTGACTGTCTGTCTGAGAAGTTACTGTATTGTTTTCCCCATAATATTTCTTCTGAAAAGATTGACTTTCTGCAAGAGTAACATCCTCCCAAACACAACTTGTAAGCGCATCGTCTTGGCCCATGCTTCCTGTAATGACATTCGAGTGAACATCTGGTATGGGATTTTTGTCCTAGTGTCAACAGTGGTCTTAGATATTGTGCTGATTTTTATTTCGTATGTGCTGATTCTCCGTGCTGTCTTCTGTATCCCATCCCGAGCTGCACGCCACAAAGCTCTCAATACCTGTGGTTCCCATGTCTGTGTCATCATCCTCTTTTATGCACCTGGCATCTTCTCTGTCCTCACTCAGCGATTTGGACATCACATCTCACCCCGTGTCCATGTCCTCCTGGCCAATGCCTATAATCTGGCTCCACCTATGATGAATCCCATCATTTACGGAATCAAGACCAAACAAATCCGGGACCAGGTGGCTCATGTATTGTTTACAATGCAGAAATGA